A stretch of DNA from Paenibacillus albus:
CGTGACGACAAGTTCATCCGCCAGCCCTTGAACACTTCGGAGGCAGCGGTCCAGAACGTCTTCCTCATTGCATGCGAGTACATGGATGCCGAGCAGCAAAAGAATCACACTCCTAGGTGTTAAGTGCCTTGTCCGTTAAAAAATACATCGACCGTCGTTGCATTGCCTGCAGCAGCGGACTTGTAAGCAAGTCTTGTATATTTGAGGAAACGCTGCGGCACAAGTACGTCTACGCCGCCAACGGCAATACCCGTCGAAGTGTCGACATCGGTGTACCAGTTCGTTCCATCCGCGCTAATCTCAACCCGAGCATCTGCTTTGTTCGTGCCTGGCCCTCTGTTGTAGACGAAAAACGAGTACGTACCAAGCACACTTGTCGTTACTGCATTAAGCGCCGTGTAAGCATCGGCGGTTGGCAGCGATGAGTTCGACTGCTCAACAAAGCTTTTCTGCGAAATCGAAGTTACACTGCTCAGCGTTCCGGCCGTAATTGTTGCTCCCATTACACTTGTAATTGTACCGTTCAGCAGGTTGGTCAGCGTTCCGGCCGTAATCGTTGCTCCCATTACGCTTGTAATTGTACCGTTCAGCAGGTTAGTCAACGTTCCAGCGGTAATCGTCGCTCCCATTACGCTTGTAATTGTACCGTTTAGCAGGTTAGTCAGCGTTCCGGCTGTAATCGTTGCTCCCATTACGCTTGTAATTGTACCGTTCAGTAAGTTGGTCAATGTACCGTTAAGCAAGTTGGTCAGCGTTCCAGCGGTAATTGTTGCTCCCATAACATTCGTGATTGTACCGTCAAGCAAGTTAGACAGCGTTCCTGCTGTAATCGTCGCTCCCATTACGCTTGTAATTGTACCGTTCAGCAGGTTGGTCAACGTTCCAGCGGTAATTGTTGCTCCCATTACGCTTGTAATTGTACCGTTCAGCAGGTTGCTGATCGTGCCGACCGATACCGTTCCGCCGGAAATGGTAACGCCCGAGATGCTCGTGATCGTACCATCCATAATAATATTCAGTATACGGCCCTCCGTATCCGTTGCTACGGCTCTAGCCGTCTGCGTCTGATCTTGGCCAAAAATCAGCGTCCGCAGGTTGTCCGGATTCGGGTTAAAGCTAGAAAAGTTCGGCATGACTTCTCACTCCTTCATAACCAGCTATTTCATATTTTGAGCTTGAAAATAAATGCAGAGCACTGTCGGCTTGCCCGGTCGCCCCGACTTTACCGCCACACGCGTATAACGCAAAAAACGCGAAGGCACCACAATGCCCATACTTTCGTTCTCTACGACTCCCTCCATATCTGTCGCATAATCAATGCCATTGGGACCAATCTCAAGCTTAACAACCGCCGGTTCTTCACCGTCATTCACAATGGCATAGGAGTAGACAGACTTTGTGGAAGCATCCTGAGAAGGTAAGGCGATAAACTCGTCGGTCGTGACGATATTCAAAAACTTACGCTCCGAGAACACCCCCTTATGAGCTGCCGGTTGGGGCTTTATACACGATGGCTGACGTTTGCGTTTTTTGGTTGATCCGTTCCTTCCGCAGCGCGGGGGAAGTGATTCTTCTTTTCCCTTGGAACATTGTTTTCTACGTTCACTCATGTCATCTTCCCCTTGGCGTTTACGCTTCTTTACTCTATGTCCTCTCTGACTATATGGAAACGGCGGTTGTACACGGGGGATTCATACCATTTTTCCAAACTCCATATCTCCCTAGGACAAGTGGCTTTCTATCGCCATATACTAGAGCAAATTACAAGCGGCCTGACCCGCCTTGAGGAGATGACGCATGAACAATTACAACATCTTTAACACCGAGCATAATCCGATTTATATGCAGCAAAATAACGCCTACACCTCGCCGGGCGTCATTGAAGGCCCCGAAGCGGATGCGGCGAAAAATGGCATTTTGTATATTCTTAATACAGGCAGCACCAGCGTCGGCAGCGGCAGCTCCCTGCTTCTTCAAGCAACCAATCCCTCTGGCAGCGGCAAGAAGCTCTATATCTCACGCATAGCAGGCGGTACCACCGCAGCTGCTACTCTTACCGTTGCATCTGCAGGAACGATAACAGGCGGTACAACGCCAACACCGTTCAATGCGCTGTTCGGCAGCTCCAAGACCAGCATCGCCACGACCAAACAAAACACGGGGACGCTCGGCGGCACGCCAACGACCTGTTTCGTTACGCCGTTGACCGCGGGTTTATTCGATATCGCATTCGCTGGCAGCCTCATCGTACAGGAGAACCGCACCATCTCGGTAACGCTCGGTACGGGATCGTTAACAGGCGCCATTAATTTGACTTGGTGGGAGGCGTAGCTAACCATGCCTAATAACTCTGTCTTCGACCAATCGAACGGCAAGCTGTTCGGTCAGCTTGTCAATACGTATGCCGCCCCTGGCGTTACAGCTCCGCCAGACAATAGCGCAACCGTCGCCGCCCGAGAGTTTATCACCACATTCATGACCTCTTCCTCGCTCGGCATCCTTGGCGGATCGGTTATAGCATCCATCCAAATTTCCAATCCTTCCGGCAGCGGCCGCACACTCTACGTCTCCCGCATTTCAGGCGGAGTCGGCATCTCGCTGAGCTTGCTATCCTCCTTTAACGGGTCCCTAACCATTACGCGTGCCGGCACAATCAGCTCACCCTCCACGCTAACGCCGTTCAATACACTATTCGGCAGCTCTGCGACTAGCGCAATGACAGCAAGGAGTTCAACGAGCGCCATCTCCGGCGGCACCAGCTTCTTCACCGTCCCGCTCAATCCCGGCATGTTCAGCTTCGACTACACCGGCGGGCTCGTCGTACCCGAGAACCAGTCCATCTCCATCACAGTCAGCGCCTCATTAACAGTTGCCGGCGTCCTCTCTTCCAATGCCAACATGTCGTGGTGGGAGGGGTAGCCCGCTCAGCGCCCATGCATCCTCTGAGTATGAACATTTAAGACCACCAGAGTTTGAAAACGCGACTCTCAGTCCGGAAACAATCACTTTACTCCACTGAGAGTTAAAAAATCGAACTCTCAACACCTACACCTCTCCGAAAACGAAGATCTAAACCCTTGAGCGTTCGAAAATATGACTCTCCGTCCGAAATCAGCCACTTTTCTGCTCCGAGAGTTTGAAAATCGAACTCTCAGTTCCCAAGCCCCGCCGAAACACAAAAAAACCACATTGCTCCCGCCAACTCGCGGTAACCATGTGGTTTTTCGGTATGTTTATGCTTTACGACTCCTGCGTCCCGCACGTGCTCTGATGCACGGCTGCTGTCAGCTTCTGCAGTTGATCCCGCAGCTCGGCCAATTCAACAGGCGGCAGGTTCGTCTGGCAGAAGACGCGTTCCGGTATGGTCATCGCCTGCTCCTTCATCGCCCGGCCTTCTTCCGTCAAGCGGACGAGGACGCTGCGTTCATCGCCGGAATCGCGTTCGCGGCGAATGAGGCTCATGCCTTCCAGCTTCTTCAGGAGCGGCGTTAATGTGCCGGAATCGAGGTATAGCTTGGCGCCAAGCTCTTTCACGGGCACTCCGTCCTTCTCCCACAGCGCAAGCAAGGTTACATACTGGGTATACGTGATGCCAAGCTCATCCAGAAACGGTCGATACAGCTTCGTCACTTCACGTGCGCAGGCATATAGGGCAAAGCACAGCTGATTGTCGAGCGTAAGCCCCGCACTCTTATCCATCGCTGTCTCCCTCTCTTAGTTGCTCTAATATAACACAATTAAATTGCATGCAATTTATGGTGCTAGAATATCAGCTGATGCCACTGCTGTCAACTCTTAGACCGCAGCTGAGCGATGAGCGAGCAGCAGCTTGGCAATTGCTTCATTGCCTCTTCGCTGTGCCCAAGCAAGCGGAGTCGCCCATTGCGGCACACCTACTGGTTCTATTTCCGCACCTTGCTGAAGTAGAAAGGTTACCATCTCCAGCTTCCCGTATTTGGCGGCCCAGCCGAGCGGCGTTGTACGGTTCTCTTCATCAACCGCTTCGAGGCTTGCGCCGTATGCGATCATCAGCTCTGCAAGATCCAGCTTGCCTTGCAGCGCCACCAGATGCAGATAGCTGACACCGAGCCAGTTCGTGTGGTTCGGGTCGGCGCCGCCTTCGAGCAGCAGCTTCACCATGTCGGCATCCGCGAACGAGCAGGCATAGTGCATATAGTTGCTCGCATACCACGGATCGTTCAGCGGTGCGTTATGGCGCAGCAGCAACCTGACGATGGCTGTATATCCGCAGCTTGCCGCCTGCGCAAGCGGTCCATAGTCGCCGCCATCGACAGACGAATGATTCGCCGCCAACAGCTCGCCGACCAGATCTATACGTCCAAGCGCGCAAGCGCCCGTCAATGTTACATTGCCGCCGTAAGAATAGACAAGCTCGATTAGCTCCTGACGGCCTTCCTGAAGCGCAGCGTAAACAGCGTTACCGCTTGCCTCTATCTCGGCGTTCGGGTCAGCTCCATGCTCAAGCAGCAGCTTCGCGCACGCGGTATACCCGCCTCTGACTGCAGCATATAATGCCGCTCCCTGCGGCGCATCCCGCTCCGACGCGTTTGGAATAGCTCCAGCGGCAAGCAGCCGCTTCACGACCTCCAAGTACCCGCGCTTCGCAGCATAATAGAGCGGTGAGCGCCCCGACGTATCTTGCTCATTCGCGAGCAGGCTATTCTGCTTCAGCAGCTCGTCTACGCGCATCGCATCCCCGGTTGCAGCAGCAAGGCAAATATCGTATGGCACGTCGCCTTTGCCGACAAGATAGCCGAGCAGGAAGCTCGCATCTCTACCGGCATCAGGCGGCAAGTTCCGATTCGCGCGGTAGAAATAGTCGCCTTCAAGCGCCAGCTGCGCAGGCTGACTTCCATCGCCGCGCTTTGCAAGCGGATCTGCCCCCATAGTCAGCAGCTGACCAATGAGCTCAAGCTGCCGGGTCATAACAGCCCAGTGCAGCGGCGTATTGCCTCGTTCGTCGCTAGCATGAATGGCTTCCGGCTGCTGTTCCAGCAGCCGCAGCAGCTCCTTCATCTTGCGCTCGCGGATAAGCGCAGCCAGCTTCTCGCCTATCGGCTCTGCCTTCAAGGTGCTTTGCAGATGCTCTCGCAGCAGCTTTTCAACTTCGTCATAGCCACGGTCCTGCGCCTTCTGCAGCAGCGAATCCTGCCAACTGAGGTATGGCTGCTCCGATGCATCAGCCCCGTTGGAGAGCAACAATTCCACCAGCTCGCGATGTCCTTCGCGCACAGCAAAATGCAGCGGTGTGAAGTAGCCCCAGCTCACCGCTGCTAGTGTTGCATCCTGAGCGAGCAGCTCGCGAACTGCCGCTGCATCGCCTGCTATTATCCCTTCGACCAACTGTCCGAACGCTACTGGCATGTGCATCCTCTTGTTACCCCCGCTTTTTCAATTTAAGAAAAGCTTGAAGCATCGCAACGCGCCAAACGACAATCATACCAAATGCAAGGATGAAGAAGAGCCCGCCTGTTTGTGGAATCGACACCGACTGCTCCACCAGATCGTGGACAAGCAAGCGGATAATGAGCAGTCCGAGCAGAATGAAGATAAACATTTTGGACCGTTTCAGAATGATGTCATCGCCTACCCGCTCCAGCTTGGACGTGCGGATGAGCGGATACGCGAACAGCACCGCACCGACGGCAAAAGCAATCAAAGCCCACGTCCACGGCACTCGCGTGATCGGAACGGCAAACATAAGGAAGCCGGTCGACATGCCGATCGGCGGAATAATGATTTTGCGCATCGTCGTCGGCCGATTGCTCGCGCGCAGCCGCAAGAACATAACAGCGACGCCGGAGAGCAGCGTAACGAAGATCGATGCTAGATGAGGAAGAGTCATCGAAGACGCGGCTCCTTTACCTATATGAAGTGAATCACTTACTTCCTCTAATCCTACTCATTTTGCCGCGGTGTTGCAAATACTTGGGGGTTAACTCTCTCATTCTCGGCAGCTTTTAGGTGATATTCAGCTCCTGTGCTCTCCGAGAGAGGGTTTTGCCTCTCTCATGTCACTCTTTCAGCAATTTGCTGCTTGAGAGAGGGTATTCCCTCTCTCAGACTGTTTTTTAGAGGCTTTCGGGCTCCCTCGCTCTTTGAGAGAGGGTTTTGCCTCTCTCGTGTCACTCTTTCATCTTTATTGCTCGCTGAGAGAGGCTTTTCCCTCTCTCGTCCACTGCATCTCCGGAATTACCCCTCAATAATCGCCTTAACCCGGCCGACGTCGCCCGATTGCAGCCTTACTTTAATGCCATGCGGATGGTTCGGTGAATTGGTCAAAATATCTTTTACAACGCCGCGCGTCGTCCGCCCGCTCGCCTGATCCTTCTTCAATACAATATCGACCGTAATGCCTGGGCGAATATTGGAACGCTGCTGTCCACTCATACTCATAGTAACTAGCTCCTTTATTCCTTTGATTGTCCCCTATCATAAGTCAGTGAGCTGCATGAAGCAAGGCGAAGCGGCTATCACTTTCCTGTCTCCTCACCACCCCTTACCTCTTTCCTATCTCCCCCCTCGGGATAAGCTTTCTCAATTAACAATTGACAGTGAGAATGAGAATTAATATCATTATACTATTAGCTCCTACCACCGTTTCGAAAGAGGTCGGTATCGACAAATGAAGAAGATCAAGTATTGCTGCAGAAACTTCAAACACGGCTCGAAATCCGTCTTCAAGGCTTTGAAGCACGAGTTCCCCGATCTGAAGCAGAAGAAGAAGGATTGTCTAAGCAACTGTAAGCTGTGTTCCAAGCAATGCATGGTGCTGATTGGGAAGACTGAAGTCATTGTCGCTCCGTCCGCTGAGAAGCTGTATAAGAAGTTAAAGCACCGGATAGGATAATGTGGAATAGTATGGTAACATAGGGGAAGAAGCTGTAGGCTCCTGTCAACGAGCCATCACTTCGTCTCTTTTTCTTTGTATAAAACACTCAATTAAGGAGGTGCGGCCGATGATGAATGAAACACTCAGCCAAGCTTTGAACGAGCAAATGAATTTCGAGTTCTATTCTGCACACGTATATCTGGCAATTGCCGCTTACTGTTCTGGAGAAAGCCTCGATGGATTTGCTAATTTCTTTATTGTTCAAGCCGAAGAAGAACGCTTCCACGCGATGAAAATGTACAAGTTCTTAAATGATCGCGGGCAACGCGCCACCCTAGTCGGCATGGGCACACCTAACAACGAATATAACTCAATTCTGGATGCTTTCGAGCATGCGTTTGAGCATGAGAAGGAAGTTACGAAGCGGATCTATCACTTATCCGACCTCGCTCTGAATGATCGCGAGCACGCGACCATGCAGTTCCTTAAATGGTTCATTGACGAGCAAGTTGAAGAGGAAGCTATGTTCGACAGCATCATTAACAAGCTGAAGCGGATTGATCAAGACAGCAATGCGTTCTTCATGCTTGATAGTGAATTTGCAGCTCGGACATTCGTTCCGCCAACGAATGCCTAGACAGAGCAAACAATCGCCCTCAGCCTGCCTTAATCGGCAAGATGGGGGCGATTTTTTTATCTCATTACAGGAGAGACACGCTATGATACTACATAAAGGCGAAACGTTATTTCGGCAAGGCGAATACGGACCGCTGTTCCATCTGAAGTCAGGTATGCTGAAGATCGTCCGCGTCCACGAAGACGGCTCGCAGTTCATCGTGAACATTATCGTTCCGGGCGAGACGATCCCCCATCATTCGCTCATAAGCCAGAGTCCATATAACGGCTCAGCCGTCGCGCTCGTGACTTGCGAGGTTGATGTTCTGCCCGAGGCAGCCTGGTATGAGGCGCTGGAGCAGGATGCGGAGCGCTGCCGTGAAGTCGCGCTTCAGCTGCAAAATAAACTGAGAATGATGCAGCAGCGCATCGATCAGCTAACCGAAGTGACTCCGGCTAAGAAGCTGCAAAAGCTTGAAAGCTGGTTCCAGCACTACATCGCGCCGGACACATTGACAGAAGTGCTTACGCAGGATGAGATCGGCCAAT
This window harbors:
- a CDS encoding DUF6385 domain-containing protein; its protein translation is MPNFSSFNPNPDNLRTLIFGQDQTQTARAVATDTEGRILNIIMDGTITSISGVTISGGTVSVGTISNLLNGTITSVMGATITAGTLTNLLNGTITSVMGATITAGTLSNLLDGTITNVMGATITAGTLTNLLNGTLTNLLNGTITSVMGATITAGTLTNLLNGTITSVMGATITAGTLTNLLNGTITSVMGATITAGTLTNLLNGTITSVMGATITAGTLSSVTSISQKSFVEQSNSSLPTADAYTALNAVTTSVLGTYSFFVYNRGPGTNKADARVEISADGTNWYTDVDTSTGIAVGGVDVLVPQRFLKYTRLAYKSAAAGNATTVDVFFNGQGT
- a CDS encoding YwbE family protein encodes the protein MSGQQRSNIRPGITVDIVLKKDQASGRTTRGVVKDILTNSPNHPHGIKVRLQSGDVGRVKAIIEG
- a CDS encoding ankyrin repeat domain-containing protein: MPVAFGQLVEGIIAGDAAAVRELLAQDATLAAVSWGYFTPLHFAVREGHRELVELLLSNGADASEQPYLSWQDSLLQKAQDRGYDEVEKLLREHLQSTLKAEPIGEKLAALIRERKMKELLRLLEQQPEAIHASDERGNTPLHWAVMTRQLELIGQLLTMGADPLAKRGDGSQPAQLALEGDYFYRANRNLPPDAGRDASFLLGYLVGKGDVPYDICLAAATGDAMRVDELLKQNSLLANEQDTSGRSPLYYAAKRGYLEVVKRLLAAGAIPNASERDAPQGAALYAAVRGGYTACAKLLLEHGADPNAEIEASGNAVYAALQEGRQELIELVYSYGGNVTLTGACALGRIDLVGELLAANHSSVDGGDYGPLAQAASCGYTAIVRLLLRHNAPLNDPWYASNYMHYACSFADADMVKLLLEGGADPNHTNWLGVSYLHLVALQGKLDLAELMIAYGASLEAVDEENRTTPLGWAAKYGKLEMVTFLLQQGAEIEPVGVPQWATPLAWAQRRGNEAIAKLLLAHRSAAV
- a CDS encoding DUF1450 domain-containing protein — encoded protein: MKKIKYCCRNFKHGSKSVFKALKHEFPDLKQKKKDCLSNCKLCSKQCMVLIGKTEVIVAPSAEKLYKKLKHRIG
- a CDS encoding Crp/Fnr family transcriptional regulator, translated to MILHKGETLFRQGEYGPLFHLKSGMLKIVRVHEDGSQFIVNIIVPGETIPHHSLISQSPYNGSAVALVTCEVDVLPEAAWYEALEQDAERCREVALQLQNKLRMMQQRIDQLTEVTPAKKLQKLESWFQHYIAPDTLTEVLTQDEIGQLIGLRRETINRLLRAQSKP
- a CDS encoding DUF6385 domain-containing protein; translation: MSERRKQCSKGKEESLPPRCGRNGSTKKRKRQPSCIKPQPAAHKGVFSERKFLNIVTTDEFIALPSQDASTKSVYSYAIVNDGEEPAVVKLEIGPNGIDYATDMEGVVENESMGIVVPSRFLRYTRVAVKSGRPGKPTVLCIYFQAQNMK
- a CDS encoding ferritin — its product is MNETLSQALNEQMNFEFYSAHVYLAIAAYCSGESLDGFANFFIVQAEEERFHAMKMYKFLNDRGQRATLVGMGTPNNEYNSILDAFEHAFEHEKEVTKRIYHLSDLALNDREHATMQFLKWFIDEQVEEEAMFDSIINKLKRIDQDSNAFFMLDSEFAARTFVPPTNA
- a CDS encoding CcdC family protein, with amino-acid sequence MTLPHLASIFVTLLSGVAVMFLRLRASNRPTTMRKIIIPPIGMSTGFLMFAVPITRVPWTWALIAFAVGAVLFAYPLIRTSKLERVGDDIILKRSKMFIFILLGLLIIRLLVHDLVEQSVSIPQTGGLFFILAFGMIVVWRVAMLQAFLKLKKRG
- a CDS encoding MarR family winged helix-turn-helix transcriptional regulator → MDKSAGLTLDNQLCFALYACAREVTKLYRPFLDELGITYTQYVTLLALWEKDGVPVKELGAKLYLDSGTLTPLLKKLEGMSLIRRERDSGDERSVLVRLTEEGRAMKEQAMTIPERVFCQTNLPPVELAELRDQLQKLTAAVHQSTCGTQES